From Alcaligenes faecalis, the proteins below share one genomic window:
- a CDS encoding arsenic resistance protein: MLLAGLMASVWVMPASLVDWINPTLAFMLYVTFLQVPVSQLGKALTQLRFLAVLLVANFCLIPLFVFALLPLLPDHTMLRLGVLLVLLTPCIDYVVTFAQLGRADARSLLAATPVLLVVQMLLLPLFLKLALGEQFGLYIKAGPFLDAFFFLILIPLLLAAATQYLADKSRVWAQIQTGLGVAPVPATALVLFIVVAAVLRQLEPALDVLWRVVPVYVLFAVLAPVIGWVLARQARLAVPLRRAVAFSSATRNSLVVLPLALAIPGALPLLPAIILTQTLVELLAQLVYVRVLARWGQNQRA; this comes from the coding sequence ATGCTATTGGCCGGTTTGATGGCCAGTGTCTGGGTGATGCCAGCCAGTCTGGTCGACTGGATCAACCCGACGCTGGCTTTCATGCTGTATGTCACCTTCCTGCAGGTGCCCGTTTCTCAACTGGGTAAAGCGCTGACTCAACTGCGCTTTTTGGCCGTGCTGCTGGTGGCCAACTTTTGCCTGATCCCTCTCTTTGTCTTTGCCTTGCTGCCCTTGCTGCCGGATCACACCATGCTGCGTCTGGGGGTGCTGCTGGTCTTGCTGACTCCTTGCATCGACTACGTTGTCACGTTTGCCCAACTGGGCCGGGCCGATGCGCGAAGCTTGCTGGCGGCCACGCCGGTGCTGCTTGTGGTGCAAATGCTGCTTTTACCCTTGTTTTTGAAGTTGGCCTTGGGGGAGCAGTTTGGTCTGTATATCAAGGCCGGGCCTTTTTTGGACGCTTTCTTTTTTCTGATTCTGATTCCACTGCTCTTGGCGGCGGCGACTCAATATCTTGCTGATAAAAGTCGTGTCTGGGCGCAGATCCAGACGGGCTTGGGCGTGGCGCCGGTTCCGGCTACCGCCCTGGTGCTGTTTATCGTGGTAGCCGCCGTTTTGCGGCAATTGGAGCCTGCGCTGGATGTCTTGTGGCGCGTAGTGCCGGTGTACGTCCTGTTTGCTGTCCTGGCTCCCGTCATCGGCTGGGTGCTGGCGCGACAAGCGCGCCTGGCTGTTCCCTTGCGACGGGCCGTGGCCTTTAGCAGTGCGACTCGTAATTCCCTGGTTGTGCTGCCTTTGGCCCTTGCTATTCCAGGTGCCTTGCCCTTGTTGCCCGCCATTATTTTGACCCAGACCTTGGTGGAGTTGCTGGCGCAACTGGTCTATGTGCGCGTATTGGCTCGTTGGGGACAAAACCAGCGGGCTTGA
- a CDS encoding AmiS/UreI family transporter — protein MLVAAFLAFAGLCLFVNGVRLYYSEGHHASRLVDAKDAAIVNLFTAVLGFICMAHILNPANSTVYSPLSAIYLGLFALTYFWVGVNAFTGSDGRALGWYSLVVACIAVPAAITNLSLAERIFDYWQVLSWLSWAVLWFMFFLLLVLNKPIARLTGMVSAVQGVLTALLPALLYFWGVI, from the coding sequence ATGCTAGTTGCCGCTTTTCTGGCGTTTGCAGGCCTGTGCCTGTTCGTTAATGGTGTTCGTCTCTATTACTCTGAAGGCCATCACGCGAGCAGGCTGGTGGATGCTAAAGATGCTGCCATCGTCAATTTGTTCACTGCCGTGCTGGGATTCATCTGCATGGCCCACATCCTGAATCCGGCCAACAGCACCGTGTACTCGCCCTTGTCCGCCATTTACCTGGGCCTGTTTGCCCTGACCTATTTCTGGGTGGGGGTGAACGCCTTTACTGGCAGTGACGGCCGGGCGCTGGGCTGGTATTCCTTGGTGGTGGCTTGTATCGCCGTTCCTGCCGCGATTACCAATCTGAGTCTTGCCGAGCGGATTTTCGATTACTGGCAAGTGCTGAGCTGGCTGTCCTGGGCCGTGCTGTGGTTCATGTTCTTCTTGCTGCTGGTTCTGAACAAGCCCATTGCTCGATTGACGGGCATGGTGTCCGCCGTGCAGGGCGTGCTGACGGCTTTGCTGCCTGCCTTGCTGTATTTCTGGGGCGTGATTTAA
- the soxR gene encoding redox-sensitive transcriptional activator SoxR has product MKIDITVPLSVGEVARRSGVTIATVHHYETKGLIQGWRSDGNQRRYHREVLRKIAVIKIAQRAGIPLATIKEALDELPSGKPLQAKDWALLSTRWRDMLNDRIRSLTQLRDELDGCIGCGCLSMTNCPLRNPGDQLSLVGDGAVLLSQKNAI; this is encoded by the coding sequence ATGAAAATCGACATTACTGTCCCGCTATCGGTAGGCGAAGTTGCACGCCGCAGCGGAGTGACTATTGCCACCGTGCATCACTATGAGACCAAAGGCTTGATTCAAGGCTGGCGCAGCGATGGCAATCAGCGCCGCTATCACCGCGAGGTTTTGCGAAAGATCGCGGTAATCAAAATTGCTCAAAGAGCGGGTATTCCGCTGGCAACAATCAAGGAGGCCTTGGATGAACTGCCATCCGGCAAGCCCCTCCAGGCCAAGGACTGGGCACTGCTCTCGACCCGCTGGCGCGACATGCTCAATGATCGGATCCGCAGCCTGACCCAACTGCGTGATGAGCTGGATGGATGCATAGGCTGTGGATGCTTGTCCATGACGAATTGCCCGTTACGAAATCCGGGGGACCAATTGTCATTGGTGGGAGATGGGGCTGTGTTACTGAGTCAGAAGAACGCCATTTAA